Proteins from a single region of Desulfobacteraceae bacterium:
- a CDS encoding FAD-dependent oxidoreductase, with the protein MQYVIIGNGVAGTHAAESIRRLDPHGVITLIAAEEDAPYCRPMISMLLEGSAAAAQLPIRGPDFYDALKIDAVIGKRVRAIDVAARTVTTDAGRRFAFDRLLIASGADPRPIKARGLHLENLFFMRTAAQVRAMLRALPACRRALVLGGGLVGFKAAYALLRRGLAVTLLIRSGHPLSMQVDPQAGAMILASLQEQGLTVRVQAEVTAFEGQTTVRSAHLSDGSTVPCDLVVIGKGVLPALDFVPREAIAVDLGVVVDQYLETSAAGIFAAGDAAEAHDIARKTRWVNAIWPEAVTQGRLAGMNMAGRPTPYRGSLGRNVIRIFDLDVMSGGLVNPPPDARYTVLQHHNPGRRRYRKLVFRYDRLVGMVLVNAIEQGGVLLSLIQGEIPIRIRREALMAPTFNFRQLLPATV; encoded by the coding sequence ATGCAGTACGTCATCATCGGCAACGGCGTGGCCGGCACCCACGCCGCCGAAAGCATCCGCCGCCTGGACCCCCACGGGGTCATCACCCTGATCGCCGCCGAAGAGGACGCCCCCTACTGCCGACCGATGATCAGCATGCTGCTGGAGGGCTCGGCCGCCGCCGCACAGCTGCCCATCCGCGGCCCCGATTTTTACGACGCCCTCAAAATCGACGCGGTCATCGGCAAGCGCGTGCGCGCCATCGACGTGGCCGCCCGCACCGTCACCACCGACGCCGGGCGCCGCTTCGCCTTCGACCGCCTGCTGATCGCCAGCGGGGCCGATCCCCGCCCCATCAAGGCCCGCGGGCTGCACCTGGAAAATCTCTTTTTCATGCGCACCGCGGCCCAGGTCCGGGCCATGCTGCGGGCGCTGCCGGCCTGCCGCCGGGCTCTCGTCCTGGGCGGCGGGCTGGTGGGCTTCAAGGCGGCCTACGCCCTCCTGCGGCGCGGCCTGGCGGTCACCCTGCTGATCCGCTCGGGCCACCCCCTTTCCATGCAGGTGGACCCCCAGGCCGGCGCGATGATCCTGGCTTCGCTCCAAGAACAGGGCCTCACGGTGCGGGTCCAGGCCGAGGTGACGGCCTTCGAGGGCCAGACGACGGTGAGGAGCGCACATCTCTCCGACGGCAGCACGGTGCCCTGCGACCTGGTGGTGATCGGCAAGGGCGTCTTGCCGGCGCTGGATTTCGTCCCCCGGGAGGCCATTGCGGTGGACCTCGGGGTGGTGGTGGACCAGTACCTGGAAACCAGCGCGGCGGGGATCTTCGCCGCCGGGGATGCCGCCGAGGCCCACGACATCGCCCGCAAAACCCGCTGGGTGAATGCCATCTGGCCCGAAGCGGTGACCCAGGGGCGTCTTGCCGGGATGAACATGGCCGGCCGCCCCACACCCTACAGGGGCAGCCTGGGCCGCAACGTGATCCGCATCTTTGACCTGGACGTGATGAGCGGCGGGCTGGTCAACCCGCCGCCGGATGCGCGCTACACGGTGCTGCAGCACCACAACCCCGGCCGGCGGCGCTACCGCAAGCTCGTTTTCCGCTACGATCGCCTGGTGGGCATGGTGCTAGTCAACGCCATCGAACAGGGCGGGGTGCTGCTGTCCCTGATCCAGGGGGAGATCCCCATCCGGATTCGCCGTGAGGCCCTCATGGCGCCGACCTTCAATTTCCGCCAGCTGCTGCCGGCGACGGTCTGA
- a CDS encoding 4Fe-4S dicluster domain-containing protein translates to MKRVVVHPERCVGCMQCMLACATAHSQSGTLFAAVRESPPPRPRVHVGAGLYGEGFPNRCRHCDPAPCQLACLPGAISRDRASGTVLIDPERCINCASCAMACPFGVIRYHPEHHAPLGKTVAVKCDNCLARLRQGGIPACVEVCKTGALTFEEADAALKRQTDAVARSVSRTAEEVQPAPGFALLNAQRKAQLALKNP, encoded by the coding sequence ATGAAACGCGTCGTCGTTCACCCCGAACGCTGCGTCGGCTGCATGCAGTGCATGCTGGCCTGCGCAACGGCCCACTCCCAAAGCGGGACCCTTTTTGCGGCCGTGCGCGAAAGTCCCCCGCCCCGGCCGAGGGTCCACGTGGGGGCCGGCCTCTACGGCGAGGGCTTCCCCAACCGCTGCCGCCACTGCGACCCGGCCCCCTGCCAGCTGGCCTGCCTGCCCGGCGCGATCTCGCGCGACCGCGCCAGCGGCACGGTCCTGATCGACCCCGAGCGCTGCATCAACTGCGCCTCCTGCGCCATGGCATGCCCCTTCGGGGTGATCCGCTACCACCCGGAGCACCACGCGCCGCTGGGCAAAACCGTGGCCGTCAAGTGCGACAATTGCCTGGCGCGGCTTCGCCAGGGAGGGATTCCGGCCTGCGTCGAGGTCTGTAAAACCGGCGCGCTGACCTTTGAAGAGGCCGACGCGGCGCTCAAGCGCCAGACCGACGCGGTGGCCCGCAGCGTTTCGCGCACCGCCGAGGAGGTTCAGCCGGCCCCCGGATTTGCCCTGCTCAATGCCCAGCGCAAGGCCCAACTGGCCCTTAAAAACCCATGA
- the cooS gene encoding anaerobic carbon-monoxide dehydrogenase catalytic subunit yields MKHPFGENTITEDGRLMLKKMEKDQVATVWERFNAQQPQCGFCEMGLSCRVCNMGPCRVDPFGEGPQQGVCGADADIIVARNLGRMIAAGAAAHSDHGRDLVEVLASVAEGRAPGYTVSDDPKLRRVAAEYGVATGDRAVAEIAADLARAMQEDYGTRRKALTLINRAPRKRRERWAQLGITPRGIDRETSEMMHRTHMGVDNGWQSLLLHGLRNALSDGWGGSMIATEVSDILFGTPRVTPNSVNIGVLKADQVNIVVHGHNPVVSEMLLQACQSPELTELALARGAQGINLAGLCCTGNELLMRHGIPMAGNHLMTELVIATGAVEMMLVDYQCIMPSLGAVAACYHTRMISTSDKARFPGMTHREFHPDNARELARTLVAEAIENFSRRGEVYIPVAPAPSLGGFSVETIIEALGGSPEPLIAALKSGQIRGAVGVVGCNNPKIRHDYGHVTLTRRLIENDILVVDTGCAAIANAKAGFKVAEAARLAGPGLKEVCGALGIPPVLHMGSCVDNVRILVLAAALADALGTDISDLPIAGAAPEWYSEKAVSIGAYFVASGVTTVLGPMPPITGSMNVVNLLTEGLEDLLGATFAVEPDPEKAALLIRRHIEDRRAKLGLAAVQV; encoded by the coding sequence ATGAAACACCCCTTTGGAGAAAATACCATCACTGAAGATGGTCGCCTGATGCTCAAAAAAATGGAAAAGGACCAGGTGGCGACGGTCTGGGAGCGTTTCAACGCCCAGCAGCCCCAGTGCGGCTTCTGCGAGATGGGGCTGAGCTGCCGGGTCTGCAACATGGGGCCCTGCCGGGTGGACCCCTTCGGGGAAGGCCCCCAGCAGGGGGTCTGCGGCGCGGATGCCGACATCATCGTGGCGCGCAACCTCGGCCGCATGATCGCGGCCGGGGCGGCGGCGCACTCGGACCACGGCCGCGACCTGGTGGAGGTGCTGGCCTCCGTGGCCGAGGGGCGGGCGCCGGGCTACACCGTCAGCGATGATCCCAAGCTGCGGCGGGTGGCCGCCGAGTACGGCGTCGCCACCGGGGACCGGGCGGTTGCCGAAATCGCCGCCGACCTGGCCCGCGCCATGCAAGAGGACTACGGCACCCGCCGCAAGGCCCTTACCCTGATCAATCGGGCGCCCCGCAAACGCCGCGAGCGCTGGGCCCAGCTGGGCATCACCCCCCGGGGAATCGACCGCGAAACCTCGGAGATGATGCACCGCACCCACATGGGGGTCGACAACGGCTGGCAGAGCCTGCTGCTGCACGGCCTGCGCAACGCCCTCTCCGACGGCTGGGGCGGCTCGATGATCGCCACCGAGGTCTCGGACATCCTCTTCGGTACCCCCCGGGTGACCCCCAACAGCGTCAACATAGGGGTCCTGAAGGCCGACCAGGTCAACATCGTGGTTCATGGCCACAACCCGGTGGTATCCGAAATGCTTCTGCAGGCCTGCCAGTCGCCGGAACTCACGGAGCTGGCGCTGGCCCGCGGCGCCCAGGGGATCAACCTGGCCGGGCTGTGCTGCACGGGCAACGAACTGCTCATGCGCCACGGCATTCCCATGGCCGGCAACCACCTGATGACCGAGCTGGTGATCGCCACCGGCGCGGTGGAGATGATGCTGGTGGACTACCAGTGCATCATGCCCTCCCTGGGGGCGGTCGCCGCCTGCTACCACACCCGGATGATCAGCACCAGCGACAAGGCGCGCTTCCCGGGCATGACCCACCGCGAATTCCACCCGGACAACGCCCGGGAGCTGGCCCGGACCCTGGTTGCCGAGGCCATCGAGAACTTCAGCCGCCGGGGCGAGGTTTATATCCCGGTGGCGCCGGCCCCGTCCCTGGGCGGTTTTTCGGTGGAAACCATCATCGAGGCCCTCGGCGGCTCGCCCGAGCCGCTGATCGCGGCCCTGAAAAGCGGCCAGATCCGCGGGGCGGTGGGCGTGGTGGGCTGCAACAACCCCAAGATCCGCCACGACTACGGACATGTGACCCTCACCCGCCGTCTGATCGAAAACGACATCCTGGTGGTGGACACCGGCTGCGCCGCCATCGCCAACGCCAAGGCGGGCTTCAAGGTGGCCGAGGCGGCCCGCCTGGCGGGACCCGGTCTGAAGGAGGTCTGCGGGGCGCTGGGCATCCCCCCGGTGCTGCACATGGGCAGCTGCGTCGACAACGTGCGCATCCTGGTGCTGGCCGCGGCCCTGGCCGACGCCCTGGGGACCGACATCAGCGATTTGCCCATCGCCGGTGCGGCGCCGGAGTGGTACTCGGAAAAGGCGGTCTCCATCGGCGCCTACTTCGTGGCCTCGGGGGTCACCACGGTCCTCGGCCCCATGCCGCCCATCACGGGCAGCATGAACGTGGTCAATCTGCTGACCGAAGGGCTGGAAGATCTCCTGGGGGCCACCTTCGCCGTGGAACCCGACCCCGAAAAGGCCGCCCTCCTGATCCGGCGGCACATCGAAGACCGCCGGGCCAAGCTGGGACTGGCGGCGGTTCAGGTCTAA
- a CDS encoding fumarylacetoacetate hydrolase family protein, protein MKLATAAFDDREEACILTPRGLIPIAAVNRRCSAHWPTDLFHLLATEALEGLQAWYTGTGQNTLEVLPEAEIVPTAAVRWRPPYHHPRKIWGIGLNYRAHAADLSESAPQGIPASFMKPDTALIGPGDAIEIPTLSERTTAEAELGVIIGRRCRHVAPGDWLKVVAGFTPVIDMTAEDILRQNPRYLTLAKSFDTFFSFGPVVLTPDEVPDVSRLEVATVVNGGVHAANAVANMTFAPDFLVAFHSRVMTLLPGDILSTGTPGAAMIRDGDLVEARITGFPALANPVRDLKAAPHPGT, encoded by the coding sequence ATGAAACTCGCCACCGCCGCCTTCGACGACCGCGAAGAGGCCTGCATCCTGACGCCCCGCGGGCTCATCCCGATCGCGGCCGTCAACCGCCGCTGCAGCGCCCACTGGCCCACCGACCTGTTCCATCTGCTGGCAACGGAAGCCCTGGAAGGGCTGCAGGCCTGGTACACCGGCACCGGGCAAAATACCCTGGAGGTCCTGCCCGAAGCGGAAATCGTTCCGACCGCGGCGGTGCGCTGGCGGCCCCCTTACCACCACCCCCGCAAGATCTGGGGCATCGGCCTCAACTACCGCGCGCATGCCGCCGACCTTTCCGAAAGCGCGCCCCAGGGCATCCCGGCCAGCTTCATGAAGCCCGACACGGCCCTGATCGGCCCCGGCGATGCAATCGAGATCCCCACCCTCTCCGAACGCACCACGGCCGAAGCCGAACTCGGGGTGATCATCGGCCGCCGGTGCCGCCACGTGGCGCCCGGCGACTGGCTGAAGGTGGTGGCCGGCTTCACCCCGGTGATCGACATGACGGCCGAGGACATCCTGCGCCAAAACCCCCGTTACCTGACCCTGGCCAAGAGTTTCGACACCTTTTTCAGCTTCGGGCCGGTGGTCCTGACCCCCGATGAGGTCCCGGACGTCAGCCGCCTGGAGGTCGCCACGGTGGTAAACGGGGGGGTGCACGCCGCCAACGCGGTGGCCAACATGACCTTTGCACCGGATTTTCTGGTGGCCTTCCACTCCCGCGTCATGACGCTCCTGCCCGGGGACATCCTCTCCACCGGGACCCCGGGCGCGGCCATGATCCGCGACGGTGATCTGGTGGAAGCCCGCATCACGGGGTTCCCGGCGCTGGCCAACCCGGTGCGAGACCTCAAAGCGGCGCCGCACCCCGGCACGTGA
- a CDS encoding DUF6178 family protein yields MAAPHAPSVIKGKLRALRRRRREILALPPEKALAAIIDSPEALPLVHSLPEQDFYFLVQEIGPEDALPLLRMATGRQWEFLLDRETWRGDRWGDAPLTRWLGLLLQADPKRVVDWVLADKTEEVKLYLFRNIELRVREHDQDPSDLGEGFETFDDVFYFRFRKPPADVEAPAAPQAEREAVITRLLALLADRDLTVLNGLLLEAAGIIAAEVEDEAYRLRNVRLAESGFLPLEEAVAIYQPLAPEDLQRFARRTAGRNARQDSPLPVPLSSAGLLGTESLFERALGRVSAEAEHDRLQQEFAALCNRLIAADQSPVRQREELRAVVRKACGYLSIGLEQLLGPLAREDHAAAAGAADLLQRHFLEPLFRVGYGQAAALKRRTQRWQRESWFGERGLPLGFWGEEGLGLVGGLLLKRPLYFEGYRRGHLYRDFAAMGEIHETRRELDDLIWLDQLLSLLNPPLPRGERRFLTYKNLLLTLWACSCLGLPAAEKFPPLALADFRQFCEGLFTPRAPTAAPGPRRIPTERRTAFLDWLAAGSGLRPDEISTRLGSRLEALFSEIEAELGPVAPSDLDPRFIGLFLLAGAKPPS; encoded by the coding sequence ATGGCCGCCCCCCACGCCCCCTCCGTTATCAAAGGCAAGCTGCGCGCCCTGCGCCGCCGGCGGCGGGAGATCCTGGCGCTGCCGCCCGAAAAGGCGCTCGCCGCGATCATCGATAGCCCGGAGGCCCTGCCCCTGGTCCATTCGCTCCCGGAGCAGGACTTCTATTTTTTGGTGCAGGAGATCGGCCCCGAAGACGCCCTGCCGCTGCTCAGGATGGCCACCGGCCGGCAGTGGGAGTTTTTGCTGGACCGGGAAACCTGGCGCGGCGACCGCTGGGGTGACGCGCCCCTCACCCGCTGGCTGGGGCTCCTGTTGCAGGCCGACCCCAAGCGGGTGGTGGACTGGGTGCTGGCTGATAAAACCGAGGAGGTCAAACTCTACCTGTTCCGCAACATCGAGTTGCGGGTGCGGGAACACGACCAGGACCCCTCGGATCTGGGCGAGGGCTTCGAGACCTTCGACGACGTCTTCTACTTCCGCTTTCGCAAGCCGCCGGCCGATGTGGAGGCGCCAGCGGCCCCGCAAGCGGAGCGCGAGGCCGTCATCACCCGTCTGCTGGCGCTCCTGGCGGACCGCGACCTCACCGTATTAAACGGCCTGCTGCTGGAAGCGGCCGGCATCATCGCCGCCGAAGTCGAGGACGAAGCCTACCGCCTGCGCAACGTGCGCCTGGCCGAAAGCGGCTTTCTGCCCCTGGAGGAAGCCGTGGCGATCTACCAGCCGCTGGCGCCGGAGGACCTGCAACGCTTCGCCCGCCGAACGGCCGGCAGAAACGCGCGACAGGATTCGCCACTTCCGGTGCCCCTGTCCAGCGCAGGGCTTCTAGGGACCGAGAGTCTATTCGAGCGCGCCCTGGGCCGGGTCAGCGCCGAGGCCGAGCACGACCGCCTGCAGCAAGAGTTTGCGGCCCTCTGCAACCGCCTGATCGCCGCCGATCAGAGCCCCGTGCGGCAGCGCGAGGAGCTGCGGGCGGTGGTCCGCAAGGCCTGCGGCTACCTCAGCATCGGGCTTGAGCAACTGCTGGGCCCCTTAGCCCGGGAGGATCACGCGGCCGCCGCCGGAGCAGCCGATCTGCTGCAGCGCCATTTCCTGGAACCCCTTTTCCGGGTGGGCTACGGGCAGGCGGCGGCGCTCAAGCGCCGGACGCAGCGCTGGCAGCGGGAGAGCTGGTTCGGAGAGCGCGGGCTGCCCCTGGGGTTCTGGGGCGAGGAGGGGCTGGGGCTCGTGGGCGGGCTGCTGCTCAAACGCCCCCTTTACTTCGAGGGCTACCGCAGGGGGCATTTATACCGGGATTTCGCCGCCATGGGCGAGATCCACGAAACCCGGCGCGAGTTGGACGACCTGATTTGGCTGGACCAGCTGCTCTCGCTTTTGAACCCGCCGCTGCCGCGGGGCGAGCGGCGCTTTCTGACCTACAAGAACCTGCTGCTGACCCTCTGGGCCTGCAGCTGCCTGGGCCTGCCGGCCGCGGAGAAGTTCCCGCCGTTGGCGCTGGCCGATTTCAGGCAATTCTGCGAGGGCCTCTTCACCCCCCGCGCGCCGACTGCGGCCCCCGGTCCCCGGCGCATCCCAACCGAGCGCCGGACGGCCTTTCTGGACTGGCTGGCGGCGGGCAGCGGGCTGCGCCCGGACGAGATCTCGACCCGCCTGGGAAGCCGCCTGGAGGCGCTTTTCAGCGAAATCGAAGCGGAGCTGGGCCCGGTGGCGCCGTCGGACCTCGACCCGCGCTTCATTGGGCTCTTCCTGCTGGCCGGCGCTAAACCGCCGTCTTGA
- the aceA gene encoding isocitrate lyase: MRTIEERAIELSKRIESHAVDPERIAHLQTLWGQDRRWQGIVRPYTPEEMLKLRGTLKVEYTFAQAGAERLWHLLQTEDYVAALGALTGNQAVQQVEAGLKAIYLSGWQVAADANLAGEMYPDQSLYPSNSVPAVVQRINNALRRADQIAVLECCKIGPYWFAPIVADAEAGFGGPLNAFELMKAMIAAGAAGVHFEDQLASAKKCGHMGGKVLVPTREFIVKLVAARLAADICGVPTILIARTDAEAARLLTSDIDERDQPFITGGERTSEGFFPISGGLAAAIARGRAYAPYADMVWCETATPDLEQAAKFAEGIHEAFPGKLLAYNCSPSFNWQAKLDDAAIARFQRELGAMGYKFQFVTLAGFHSLNLGMFELARGYREEGMLAYSRFQQQEFAREKEGGYMATTHQKFVGTGYFDQVMNCITEGKTSVGALSGSTEEAQF; this comes from the coding sequence ATGCGGACGATTGAAGAACGCGCCATCGAACTGAGCAAACGGATCGAAAGCCACGCGGTGGACCCCGAGCGCATCGCCCATCTGCAGACCCTCTGGGGGCAGGATCGCCGCTGGCAGGGCATTGTGCGGCCCTACACTCCCGAGGAGATGCTCAAGCTACGGGGGACGCTCAAGGTGGAATACACCTTCGCCCAGGCCGGCGCCGAGCGGCTCTGGCACCTGCTGCAGACCGAGGACTATGTCGCCGCGCTGGGGGCCCTGACGGGCAACCAGGCGGTGCAGCAGGTGGAGGCGGGGCTCAAGGCGATTTATCTCAGCGGCTGGCAGGTGGCGGCCGACGCCAACCTGGCCGGGGAAATGTACCCCGACCAGAGTCTCTACCCCTCCAACAGCGTTCCCGCCGTGGTTCAACGGATCAACAACGCCCTGCGCCGCGCCGACCAGATTGCGGTGCTGGAGTGCTGCAAGATCGGGCCCTACTGGTTTGCGCCGATCGTGGCCGATGCCGAGGCCGGTTTCGGCGGGCCGCTGAACGCCTTCGAGCTGATGAAGGCCATGATCGCGGCCGGGGCGGCCGGCGTGCACTTCGAAGACCAGCTGGCGTCGGCCAAAAAATGCGGCCACATGGGTGGCAAGGTGCTGGTGCCCACCCGCGAGTTTATCGTCAAACTGGTCGCCGCGCGCCTGGCGGCGGATATCTGCGGGGTGCCGACCATTCTGATCGCGCGCACCGACGCCGAGGCCGCACGCCTCTTGACCAGCGACATCGACGAGCGCGACCAGCCGTTTATCACCGGTGGCGAGCGCACCTCCGAGGGGTTTTTCCCCATCAGCGGCGGTCTGGCGGCGGCCATCGCCCGCGGTCGGGCTTACGCGCCCTATGCCGACATGGTCTGGTGCGAAACCGCGACCCCCGATCTGGAGCAGGCCGCCAAGTTCGCCGAGGGCATTCACGAAGCCTTTCCGGGAAAACTCCTGGCCTACAACTGCTCCCCTTCCTTCAACTGGCAGGCCAAGTTGGACGACGCCGCCATTGCCCGCTTTCAGCGCGAGCTGGGCGCCATGGGCTACAAGTTCCAGTTCGTGACCCTGGCCGGCTTCCATTCCCTCAACCTAGGGATGTTCGAACTGGCCCGCGGCTACCGGGAGGAGGGGATGCTGGCCTACTCGCGCTTTCAACAGCAGGAATTCGCCCGTGAGAAGGAGGGCGGCTACATGGCCACCACCCATCAGAAGTTCGTCGGGACCGGCTATTTCGATCAAGTGATGAACTGCATCACCGAGGGCAAGACCTCGGTGGGGGCCTTGTCGGGCTCAACCGAGGAGGCGCAGTTCTGA